The following are from one region of the Vitis riparia cultivar Riparia Gloire de Montpellier isolate 1030 chromosome 9, EGFV_Vit.rip_1.0, whole genome shotgun sequence genome:
- the LOC117921445 gene encoding uncharacterized protein LOC117921445, which translates to MLKSAVYPKCEAGDYNDHGLDLQEDFSQFLEEARRHARQGNPQGPSPHGDEAGKGRLSEEKRSKKSWKSTLFSWWKADKKNKPSVEQVPCSRISDPRRGHVSGPIYGSGRRTDSKQRRPTSGPLTSLFNPTRKAETDIPYVSLNQLSSSHSAQAYGPVYLVT; encoded by the exons ATGTTGAAATCTGCAGTGTATCCAAAATGTGAGGCGGGGGATTACAATGACCATGGTCTTGATCTTCAGGAGGACTTTTCACAG TTCTTGGAGGAAGCAAGAAGGCATGCAAGACAAGGAAATCCCCAGGGCCCATCACCACATGGAGATGAAGCTGGAAAGGGAAGATTGAGTGAAGAGAAAAGGAGCAAGAAGTCATGGAAAAGCACTCTGTTTTCATGGTGGAAAGCTGATAAAAAGAACAAGCCCAGTGTGGAACAGGTGCCCTGTTCTCGCATTTCTGATCCAAGACGCGGACATGTTTCTGGTCCAATTTATGGGAGCGGCAGGCGAACAGATAGCAAGCAGCGCCGCCCCACATCTGGCCCGCTTACTAGTCTCTTCAACCCCACAAGGAAAGCAGAAACTGATATTCCCTATGTGAGTCTTAACCAGCTGAGCAGTTCACATAGTGCCCAGGCCTATGGACCTGTTTACTTGGTAACGTGA